In one window of Duganella dendranthematis DNA:
- a CDS encoding FKBP-type peptidyl-prolyl cis-trans isomerase, whose amino-acid sequence MKHLISSCAIGLTLALTLSACDRNKTPETAPASAPAAGAADAPAAAPAAAPAAAAVTALQKNDTVVGTGTEAKAGVTAIVNYTGWLFVPDAPDQHGAKFDSSIGREPFSFRLGAGQVIPGWDEGVQGMKIGGKRTLIVPAAMGYGANGAGPIPPNATLIFDVELLDVK is encoded by the coding sequence ATGAAACATCTGATCTCTTCTTGCGCAATCGGCCTGACGCTGGCCCTGACCTTGTCCGCCTGCGATCGCAACAAAACGCCTGAGACCGCGCCAGCTTCGGCGCCTGCCGCCGGCGCTGCCGATGCGCCTGCCGCCGCGCCTGCCGCCGCTCCAGCTGCTGCTGCGGTCACTGCGCTGCAAAAAAATGACACCGTTGTCGGCACCGGCACGGAAGCCAAGGCTGGCGTGACCGCCATCGTCAACTACACCGGCTGGCTGTTCGTACCGGATGCACCGGACCAGCATGGCGCCAAGTTTGATTCGTCGATCGGCCGTGAGCCGTTCAGCTTCCGCCTCGGCGCTGGCCAGGTCATCCCGGGCTGGGACGAAGGCGTGCAGGGCATGAAGATCGGCGGCAAGCGCACCCTGATCGTGCCGGCCGCCATGGGTTACGGCGCCAACGGCGCCGGCCCGATCCCGCCGAACGCCACCCTGATCTTCGACGTCGAACTGCTGGACGTTAAGTAA
- a CDS encoding D-2-hydroxyacid dehydrogenase codes for MTETTRIVFLDRDSVIANVRKPSFAHEWTEYPSTPTGETVQRLRDARASIVITNKVALSADDLAQLPDVKLIAVAATGTNIVDLAAARERGIVVTNIRNYAVHTLPEHTFALILALRRQLVAYRQDIEAGLWQKSERFCLFGHPISDLAGSRLGLFGYGALGKSTAQIARAFGMEVIVHNRSPLPDAAADGVREASFDEVLETSDVISLHLPLTDQTRNMISAKELIRMKRSALLINTARGGLVDEVALADALRSGLIAGAGVDVLVTEPPPADNVLLNLRLPNFILTPHSAWASTQAMQTLVDQLIDNIEAWHAGAPRNVVT; via the coding sequence ATGACTGAAACCACCCGCATTGTCTTCCTGGACCGCGACAGTGTCATCGCCAACGTCCGCAAGCCGTCGTTTGCGCATGAATGGACCGAGTACCCGTCGACCCCGACGGGCGAGACGGTACAGCGCCTGCGCGACGCCCGCGCCAGCATCGTCATCACCAACAAGGTGGCGCTCAGCGCCGACGACCTGGCGCAGCTGCCGGACGTGAAGCTGATCGCGGTGGCAGCTACCGGCACCAATATCGTCGACCTGGCGGCGGCCAGGGAGCGCGGCATCGTCGTCACCAATATCCGCAACTATGCGGTGCACACGCTGCCCGAGCACACGTTTGCGCTGATCCTGGCCTTGCGCCGGCAACTGGTGGCGTATCGGCAAGATATCGAGGCGGGACTGTGGCAGAAGTCGGAGCGCTTCTGCCTGTTCGGCCATCCGATTTCCGACCTGGCCGGCAGCCGGCTGGGCCTGTTCGGCTACGGCGCGCTGGGCAAGTCCACGGCGCAGATCGCGCGCGCGTTCGGCATGGAAGTGATCGTGCATAACCGTTCGCCGCTGCCGGATGCGGCCGCCGACGGCGTGCGCGAAGCCAGCTTTGACGAGGTGTTGGAAACCTCGGACGTGATCAGCCTGCACCTGCCGCTGACCGACCAGACCCGCAATATGATCAGCGCCAAGGAGCTGATCCGCATGAAGCGCAGCGCGCTGCTGATTAACACCGCGCGCGGCGGCCTGGTGGATGAAGTGGCGCTGGCCGATGCCTTGCGCAGCGGCCTGATCGCCGGCGCCGGTGTCGACGTGCTGGTGACGGAACCGCCACCGGCCGACAATGTGCTGCTCAACCTGCGCCTGCCCAACTTCATTTTGACGCCGCACTCGGCCTGGGCCAGCACGCAAGCGATGCAGACGCTGGTCGATCAGCTGATCGACAACATCGAAGCGTGGCACGCGGGCGCGCCACGCAACGTGGTTACTTAA
- a CDS encoding alpha/beta hydrolase, with protein sequence MNNPVEALPVLSDQLKIRSLEVKGAEGPLAARLYTSGDAGAKRDMLLVFFHAGGFVGGDLEDADMFLRHLADDSQHVAVLASAYTLATEKPFPAAVEDAHAVLVWAKKNKAKLGWTGKQLLVAGIEAGANLAAVCALMSRDRGGPALAGQVLVMPMLDPGLTTCSMREIQAEPELLDVADACAKAYRGYLPNAADRTHPYASPLQSSRLKNLPPALILSTEDDPLRDEAEQYGAKLIGCGVKTTVRRMQPAPLKDAGARNECACRCSALGEIASFIAGLERSETPSAA encoded by the coding sequence ATGAACAATCCAGTAGAGGCCCTGCCGGTTTTATCGGACCAACTCAAAATCCGCAGCCTGGAAGTCAAGGGCGCGGAAGGTCCACTGGCCGCGCGCCTCTATACCAGCGGCGATGCCGGCGCCAAGCGCGACATGCTGCTGGTCTTCTTCCACGCCGGCGGCTTTGTCGGTGGTGATCTGGAAGACGCGGACATGTTTTTGCGCCATTTGGCAGACGACAGCCAGCATGTGGCGGTGTTAGCATCTGCTTATACTTTAGCGACAGAAAAACCCTTCCCGGCAGCAGTGGAAGATGCTCACGCGGTATTGGTATGGGCCAAGAAGAACAAGGCCAAGCTGGGCTGGACCGGCAAGCAATTGCTGGTGGCCGGGATTGAAGCGGGCGCCAACCTGGCAGCCGTCTGCGCGCTGATGTCACGCGATCGCGGCGGTCCGGCGTTGGCTGGCCAGGTGCTGGTGATGCCGATGCTGGACCCCGGCCTGACCACTTGCTCGATGCGCGAAATCCAGGCCGAGCCGGAGCTGCTGGATGTGGCCGATGCCTGCGCCAAGGCCTACCGTGGCTACCTGCCGAACGCCGCCGATCGTACGCACCCGTACGCGTCGCCGCTGCAGTCGAGCCGCCTGAAGAACCTGCCGCCAGCGTTGATCCTGTCGACCGAAGATGATCCGCTGCGCGACGAGGCGGAACAGTACGGCGCCAAGTTGATCGGCTGCGGCGTCAAAACCACTGTCCGCCGGATGCAGCCGGCGCCCCTGAAGGATGCGGGGGCACGCAATGAATGTGCCTGTCGTTGTTCGGCACTGGGAGAAATTGCCAGTTTCATCGCTGGCCTGGAACGGTCCGAGACGCCGTCAGCCGCATAG
- a CDS encoding response regulator, which translates to MNHPAAVTPPTPDWSQTALGDAASWPSSLRLTIDILLNSPQAMLLMWGPQQIMVYNEAYAALIGLPSLRAPGGNVPSMQPAAWSWSSAALAPVREGNSLSYRGCNLPLWRDGRMEQQALDLYYTPVPGDDGIAGFLCTLALARPTASADNQAPLRLLVVEDNNDARYLVCETLRALGHEVEAVASGEEALPMLGQHQFDVLFTDVSLPGMSGVDLARQALQQRPQLAILFASGYGDELTRRLEFPAQSLQKPYDIEQLQTMLEQIAATLRPG; encoded by the coding sequence ATGAATCACCCTGCCGCCGTCACGCCGCCAACGCCCGATTGGTCACAAACCGCCCTCGGCGATGCCGCCAGTTGGCCGTCCAGCCTGCGCCTGACCATCGACATCCTGCTCAACTCCCCGCAAGCCATGCTGCTGATGTGGGGACCGCAGCAAATCATGGTTTACAACGAAGCTTACGCCGCCCTGATCGGCCTGCCCAGCCTGCGCGCGCCCGGCGGCAACGTGCCGTCCATGCAGCCGGCCGCCTGGAGCTGGAGCAGCGCCGCCCTGGCCCCGGTACGGGAAGGCAACAGCCTCAGCTATCGCGGCTGCAACCTGCCGCTGTGGCGCGACGGCCGCATGGAGCAGCAAGCGCTGGACCTGTATTACACACCGGTGCCCGGCGACGACGGCATAGCCGGCTTCCTGTGCACGCTGGCGCTGGCCCGTCCAACCGCCTCGGCCGACAACCAGGCGCCGCTGCGCCTGCTGGTGGTGGAAGACAACAACGATGCCCGCTACCTGGTGTGCGAAACCCTGCGCGCGCTGGGCCATGAAGTGGAAGCCGTGGCCAGCGGCGAGGAAGCGCTGCCGATGCTGGGCCAGCACCAGTTCGACGTGTTGTTCACCGACGTCAGCCTGCCCGGCATGTCCGGCGTCGACCTGGCGCGTCAGGCTCTGCAACAGCGGCCTCAACTGGCAATCTTGTTCGCCTCCGGCTATGGCGACGAGCTGACCCGGCGCCTGGAATTCCCAGCCCAATCCTTGCAAAAACCCTACGATATCGAGCAACTGCAGACCATGCTGGAACAAATCGCCGCAACGCTGCGCCCCGGCTGA
- a CDS encoding PAS domain-containing hybrid sensor histidine kinase/response regulator codes for MIVQNDSSGPLPLAPDAHDELLRAREALRQSQLELRALANSMPQLAWIAEQDGAVVWYNQRWYDYTGTTPEQMTDNGWQRVYAPDCLAAMITHWEQSCRSGKPFELEVPIRSASGEFRWFLMLANPVHRADGSVLRWFGTCTDVDQVKRAQEALRDETAVLELLNRTGAALASQRDLNPLLQDVTDAATSISGARFGAFFYHSTNGAGETMAPHTLSTGAADAFAHFAEQRAAALFGPSMRGEGSVRCDDLAPDGPPGQPLVRSYLAVPVALRSGAVIGCLMFGHPEPGMFSERTERIIRAIAAQAAVAIDNAQLYEASQRAAEERKLLLDSERQARAEAERTSQLKDEFLATLSHELRTPLTAILGWAQVLRRGSRGEADLHRGLQTIERNARTQAQLIEDLLDMSSIASGRVKLEMQTLGPAAIAAAAIESVRAAAEAKQIRIDKDFAVMPGMVVGDPHRLQQILWNLLSNALKFTPRGGAVTVGVQREGDQIAISVHDSGIGIPADFLNHVFERFRQADATTTREHGGLGLGLAIVKHLVEQHGGTISVASEGEGRGACFTLRLPRHDALQATNDPLPLPASAHGAAHDLTGLQVLVVDDEDDARELIRRILSDCNADVLTAATATEALLLLQHERPDLMVSDLGMPEVDGYGLLDRIRALGPARGGDLPAIALTAFARSEDRIKALSSGFLAHIAKPVEPNELIAKVAAMGASRRIA; via the coding sequence ATGATAGTTCAGAACGACTCCAGCGGCCCCCTGCCTCTTGCGCCGGACGCGCATGATGAGTTGTTGCGCGCCAGGGAGGCGTTGCGCCAAAGCCAGCTGGAACTGCGCGCGCTGGCCAACTCCATGCCGCAACTGGCCTGGATCGCCGAACAGGACGGCGCCGTGGTCTGGTACAACCAGCGCTGGTACGACTACACCGGCACCACCCCGGAGCAGATGACCGACAACGGCTGGCAGCGCGTGTACGCGCCGGACTGCCTGGCCGCCATGATCACCCACTGGGAACAGTCCTGCCGCAGCGGCAAGCCGTTTGAACTGGAAGTGCCGATCCGTAGTGCCAGCGGCGAGTTCCGCTGGTTCCTGATGCTGGCCAATCCGGTCCACCGCGCCGACGGCAGCGTGTTGCGCTGGTTCGGCACCTGCACCGATGTCGACCAGGTCAAGCGCGCGCAGGAAGCGTTGCGCGACGAGACCGCCGTGCTGGAGCTGCTCAACCGCACCGGCGCCGCGCTGGCCTCGCAACGCGACCTCAATCCACTGTTGCAAGACGTCACCGACGCCGCCACCAGCATCAGCGGCGCGCGCTTCGGCGCCTTCTTCTACCACAGCACCAACGGCGCCGGCGAGACCATGGCGCCGCACACGCTGTCGACCGGGGCCGCCGACGCCTTCGCCCATTTTGCCGAACAGCGCGCCGCCGCCCTGTTCGGCCCCAGCATGCGCGGCGAAGGCTCGGTGCGCTGCGACGACCTGGCGCCGGACGGCCCACCGGGCCAGCCGCTGGTGCGCAGCTACCTGGCGGTGCCGGTGGCGCTGCGCAGCGGCGCCGTGATCGGCTGCCTGATGTTCGGCCATCCGGAGCCAGGCATGTTCAGCGAGCGCACCGAACGCATCATCCGCGCCATTGCCGCCCAGGCCGCTGTGGCGATCGACAACGCGCAGCTGTACGAAGCCTCGCAGCGCGCCGCCGAAGAACGCAAGCTGCTGCTCGATTCCGAACGCCAGGCGCGCGCCGAAGCCGAACGCACCAGCCAGCTGAAGGATGAATTCCTGGCCACGCTGTCGCACGAGCTGCGCACGCCGCTGACCGCCATCCTCGGCTGGGCGCAGGTGCTGCGCCGGGGCAGCCGCGGCGAGGCCGACCTGCACCGCGGCCTGCAAACCATCGAACGCAACGCCCGCACCCAGGCCCAGTTGATCGAAGACTTGCTGGACATGAGCAGCATCGCCTCCGGCCGTGTCAAGCTGGAGATGCAGACGCTGGGGCCGGCCGCGATTGCCGCCGCCGCCATCGAATCGGTGCGCGCCGCCGCCGAGGCCAAGCAGATCCGCATCGACAAGGACTTTGCTGTCATGCCCGGCATGGTGGTAGGCGATCCGCACCGCCTGCAACAAATCCTGTGGAATTTGCTGAGCAACGCGCTCAAGTTCACGCCGCGTGGCGGCGCGGTCACGGTGGGCGTACAGCGCGAAGGTGATCAGATTGCCATCAGCGTGCACGACAGCGGCATCGGCATACCGGCCGACTTCCTCAACCATGTATTCGAGCGCTTCCGCCAGGCCGACGCCACCACCACCCGCGAGCACGGTGGCCTGGGGCTGGGGCTGGCCATCGTCAAGCATCTGGTCGAGCAGCATGGCGGCACCATCAGCGTGGCCAGCGAGGGCGAAGGCCGCGGCGCCTGCTTCACGCTGCGGCTGCCGCGCCACGATGCGCTGCAAGCGACCAATGACCCGCTGCCACTGCCGGCCAGTGCCCATGGTGCGGCGCATGATTTAACCGGCCTGCAAGTGCTGGTGGTCGATGACGAAGACGATGCGCGCGAACTGATCCGCCGCATCCTGTCCGACTGCAATGCCGACGTACTGACCGCCGCCACCGCCACCGAGGCCTTACTGTTATTGCAACACGAGCGACCGGACCTGATGGTCAGCGATCTCGGCATGCCGGAGGTGGACGGTTACGGCCTGCTGGACCGGATCCGCGCGCTGGGTCCGGCGCGCGGCGGCGACTTGCCGGCCATCGCGCTGACGGCGTTTGCCCGTTCCGAAGACCGTATCAAGGCGCTGTCCAGCGGCTTCCTGGCGCATATCGCCAAGCCGGTCGAACCGAATGAGCTGATTGCCAAGGTGGCCGCCATGGGCGCCTCCCGCCGCATCGCCTGA
- a CDS encoding efflux RND transporter periplasmic adaptor subunit, with translation MKTVNSMTAIARPLVAALALAGLAAFSLSGCGEANSKAEAPPAAAGGPPVSAALVVEKTITETQEFSGRLEAIDQVQIRPRVGGFITAINFKPGSQVKKGEVLFVIDPRPFQAEANRAEAAASSARAKTELAKVELVRAEKLLADKAIAQREYDTSASSFKQLEADARAAQAQYETAKLNLSYTQVTSPINGRVSKAEITLGNLVDPSAVLTSVVSLDQIYASFDGDEDTYLRVGAAAHQGKPASVKIGLANETGFPHEGKLEFVDNQLDPRSGSVRMRAILVNADGLLVPGLFARVQLAGSTGAKSTLLINDRAINTDQNRKFVYVVSKDNKAEYRPVQLGQQVDGLRIVRDGLKAGEKIVVNGLQRVKPGAPVTPTTVAMDADPLAAEMNAKKDQKVAAADGKKTGTSKE, from the coding sequence ATGAAAACCGTTAACTCAATGACTGCTATCGCCCGACCGCTGGTCGCCGCGCTGGCACTGGCGGGCCTGGCCGCATTCTCACTTTCCGGTTGCGGCGAAGCGAACAGCAAAGCCGAAGCACCACCGGCCGCTGCCGGCGGTCCGCCGGTATCGGCAGCGCTGGTCGTCGAGAAAACCATCACCGAGACGCAGGAGTTCTCCGGCCGTCTGGAAGCCATCGACCAGGTGCAGATTCGTCCGCGCGTGGGCGGCTTCATCACGGCCATCAACTTCAAGCCGGGTTCGCAGGTGAAAAAGGGCGAAGTGTTGTTCGTCATCGATCCACGTCCATTCCAGGCCGAAGCCAACCGTGCCGAAGCGGCCGCCAGCTCGGCGCGCGCCAAGACCGAACTGGCCAAGGTGGAACTGGTCCGCGCTGAAAAGCTGCTAGCCGACAAAGCCATCGCCCAGCGCGAATACGACACTTCGGCGTCGAGCTTCAAGCAGCTGGAAGCGGACGCCCGCGCTGCCCAGGCCCAGTACGAAACCGCCAAGCTCAACCTGAGCTACACGCAGGTGACGTCGCCGATCAACGGCCGCGTGTCGAAAGCGGAAATCACGCTGGGCAATCTGGTCGATCCATCGGCCGTGCTGACTTCCGTCGTTTCGCTGGACCAGATCTACGCTTCGTTCGACGGTGACGAAGACACCTACCTGCGCGTCGGCGCCGCCGCTCACCAGGGCAAGCCGGCCAGCGTGAAAATCGGCCTGGCCAACGAAACCGGCTTCCCGCACGAAGGCAAGCTGGAATTCGTCGACAACCAGCTCGACCCGCGCAGCGGTTCGGTACGCATGCGCGCCATCCTGGTCAACGCCGACGGCCTGCTGGTGCCTGGCCTGTTCGCCCGCGTGCAACTGGCCGGCAGCACCGGCGCCAAGTCGACGCTGCTGATCAACGACCGCGCCATCAACACGGACCAGAACCGCAAGTTCGTCTACGTCGTCAGCAAGGACAACAAGGCCGAGTACCGTCCGGTGCAACTGGGGCAGCAAGTCGATGGTCTGCGCATCGTGCGTGACGGTCTGAAAGCCGGCGAGAAAATCGTCGTCAACGGCCTGCAACGCGTGAAGCCTGGCGCGCCAGTGACGCCGACCACCGTGGCGATGGACGCCGATCCGCTGGCCGCTGAAATGAATGCCAAAAAAGACCAGAAAGTAGCCGCTGCTGATGGTAAAAAAACGGGCACTTCCAAGGAATAA
- a CDS encoding alpha-hydroxy acid oxidase → MAIITNIEDLRVLAQKRVPRMFYDYADAGSWTESTYRANNEDFGKIKFRQRVAVNLENRTLASTMIGQPVAMPVALAPTGLTGMQHADGEILAAKAAEKFGVPFTLSTMSICSIEDIAANTSKPFWFQLYVMKDRDFINNLIDRAKAANCSALVLTLDLQVLGQRHKDLRNGLSAPPKLTVANLLNLATKPRWCLGMLGTRRRTFGNIVGHAKSVSDMSSLSSWTSQQFDLSLSWKDVAWIKQRWGGKLIIKGIMDEEDARLCVENGADALIVSNHGGRQLDGAESSIGALPRIAAAVGKDIEVHMDGGIRSGQDVIKALALGAKGVYIGRPFLYGLGAMGEQGVSKCLDIIRNELDLTMAFCGLRDVQQVDQNILLPGSF, encoded by the coding sequence ATGGCCATCATCACTAATATTGAAGACTTGCGCGTGCTGGCACAGAAGCGCGTGCCGCGCATGTTTTACGATTACGCTGATGCCGGTTCGTGGACCGAATCGACCTACCGCGCCAATAACGAAGACTTCGGCAAGATCAAGTTCCGCCAGCGGGTGGCGGTCAACCTGGAAAACCGCACGCTGGCCAGCACCATGATCGGCCAGCCGGTGGCGATGCCGGTGGCGCTGGCGCCGACCGGCCTGACCGGCATGCAGCACGCCGATGGCGAAATCCTGGCGGCCAAGGCGGCGGAAAAATTCGGCGTGCCCTTCACCTTGTCCACCATGAGCATCTGCTCGATTGAAGACATCGCCGCCAACACCAGCAAGCCGTTCTGGTTCCAGCTGTATGTGATGAAGGACCGCGATTTCATCAACAACCTGATCGACCGCGCCAAGGCTGCCAACTGCTCGGCGCTGGTGCTGACGCTGGACTTGCAGGTACTGGGCCAGCGCCACAAGGATCTGCGCAACGGCCTGTCGGCCCCGCCCAAGCTGACGGTCGCCAACCTGCTCAACCTGGCCACCAAGCCGCGCTGGTGCCTGGGCATGCTGGGCACCAGGCGCCGTACTTTCGGCAATATCGTCGGTCACGCGAAGTCGGTGTCGGATATGTCGTCGCTGTCGTCGTGGACCTCGCAGCAGTTCGACCTCAGCCTGTCGTGGAAAGACGTGGCGTGGATCAAGCAGCGCTGGGGCGGTAAGCTGATCATCAAAGGCATCATGGATGAAGAGGATGCGCGGCTGTGCGTGGAAAACGGCGCCGATGCGCTGATTGTCTCCAACCACGGCGGCCGCCAGCTGGACGGCGCGGAATCGTCGATCGGCGCGCTGCCGCGCATTGCGGCGGCGGTCGGCAAAGACATTGAAGTGCACATGGACGGCGGCATCCGTTCCGGCCAGGACGTAATCAAGGCGCTGGCGCTGGGGGCGAAAGGCGTCTATATCGGCCGTCCCTTCCTGTATGGACTGGGCGCGATGGGCGAGCAGGGCGTGAGCAAGTGCCTGGACATCATCCGCAACGAGCTGGACCTGACCATGGCCTTCTGCGGCCTGCGCGATGTGCAGCAGGTCGATCAAAACATTCTGTTGCCGGGAAGTTTCTGA
- a CDS encoding LysR family transcriptional regulator: MNKLQAMEVFVQVVDAGGFTRAADAMKLPKATVSTLIQSLEGALAVKLLHRTTRHVSVTADGAAYYERCLRILSDVREAEESLSRTRLSPSGRLRVDAPTGLASDVIVPALPQFFEQYPDIQLELGCSDRPVDLIEEGVDCAVRGGALGDSSLIARRVGILHFVTCASPAYLERYGRPAHPNELLRHRCVNYFSARTGKIFDWDFTRDGERVQVALPGHIALNDSNAYIAAGIAGLGIIQMANFMMEPMLKDGRFELILDEWISDPLPVHVVYPQNRHLSAKVRVFVEWVAELFSNHPGMRLPKMPARATPLEIAI, encoded by the coding sequence ATGAATAAACTTCAAGCGATGGAAGTGTTTGTGCAGGTGGTAGACGCGGGCGGCTTTACGCGCGCGGCGGACGCCATGAAGCTGCCGAAGGCAACCGTCTCCACCCTGATCCAGTCGCTGGAAGGCGCGCTGGCGGTCAAACTACTGCACCGGACCACGCGCCACGTCAGCGTCACGGCCGATGGCGCGGCCTATTATGAGCGCTGCCTGCGCATCCTGTCCGACGTGCGCGAGGCCGAGGAATCGCTGTCGCGCACCCGGCTCAGCCCGTCCGGCCGGCTGCGGGTCGACGCCCCCACCGGTCTGGCCAGCGACGTCATCGTGCCGGCCCTGCCGCAGTTTTTTGAACAGTATCCGGACATCCAGCTGGAACTGGGCTGCAGCGACCGCCCGGTGGACCTGATCGAGGAAGGCGTCGATTGTGCCGTGCGCGGCGGCGCGCTGGGCGATTCCAGCCTGATCGCGCGCCGGGTCGGCATTCTGCACTTCGTCACCTGCGCCTCGCCGGCCTATCTGGAACGCTACGGCCGGCCGGCGCACCCGAACGAACTGCTGCGCCACCGTTGCGTCAACTATTTTTCCGCGCGCACCGGTAAAATCTTCGACTGGGACTTTACGCGCGACGGCGAGCGGGTGCAGGTCGCCCTGCCCGGCCACATCGCGCTGAACGACAGCAATGCCTACATCGCGGCCGGCATCGCCGGGCTGGGCATCATACAGATGGCCAACTTCATGATGGAGCCGATGCTCAAGGACGGCCGCTTTGAACTGATACTGGACGAGTGGATCAGCGATCCCTTGCCGGTGCACGTGGTCTATCCACAGAACCGCCACCTGTCGGCCAAGGTGCGCGTGTTTGTCGAATGGGTCGCCGAACTGTTTTCCAATCACCCCGGTATGCGCCTGCCGAAGATGCCCGCGCGTGCCACACCGCTGGAGATAGCCATATGA
- a CDS encoding VOC family protein produces the protein MLDQPSGHTYEAASALPPSQRIHLVLLGVEDVARSAKFYEALGWRRSPTGNDGFVKFNMGGYAICLINRADFARDALASDTGKPGFSGVALIHLTRSAEDVPRILAQAVEAGGVIVKPATRTDWGVAGYFKDPDGHLFEVDYETVWAFDAQHHLRVDEINIV, from the coding sequence ATGCTGGATCAGCCGTCAGGACATACCTATGAAGCGGCCAGCGCGCTGCCGCCCAGCCAGCGCATCCATCTGGTGCTGCTGGGGGTGGAGGATGTGGCGCGCTCGGCCAAATTTTACGAGGCGTTGGGCTGGCGCCGTTCGCCGACCGGCAACGACGGCTTCGTCAAATTCAATATGGGCGGTTATGCGATTTGCCTGATCAACCGCGCCGATTTCGCGCGCGATGCGCTGGCTTCCGACACGGGCAAGCCGGGCTTCTCCGGCGTGGCGCTGATCCATCTGACGCGCAGCGCCGAGGATGTGCCGCGCATCCTGGCCCAGGCGGTGGAGGCGGGCGGCGTCATCGTCAAGCCGGCCACGCGCACGGACTGGGGCGTGGCGGGCTATTTCAAGGACCCGGACGGCCACCTGTTTGAAGTCGATTATGAAACCGTGTGGGCCTTCGATGCGCAGCACCATTTGCGCGTGGATGAGATCAATATCGTGTAA